ACTtattctatatacagtacaataataaTTTGTGCTTTGTCTGATAAACTGATATGATTTCACTTGACAACAGTAACAGCTTTCGCCAATTCCCTAACAAATTACACATATTTACTTATGCCTTTTGTTGACTCAATTCACATTCCTCAGTCTAAAAACTTTTTGccttgcaaaaaacaaaatataaaaaaatgaaggaaagtagGGTACAATATTAGCAAAGAATCTTTTTGAACAAAAAGCACCACTTAGCCATACAAGAGGAATGGTGTTCAGATTGCAATTCAGTATTGCACAACAAGTCTTTCAAGATGTAGTACAAAATTTCCACTCGCCCAATTTCACACAATTCATGCACATATATCTTAAGAAAAATTCCCTTGAAGAGTTACTCTATAAATGTAAGTGCTCAAATATGggtaaaaatagttataaaagaaTCTGGTATTCCTCCATAAACAAAAGTTTGCTTGTGCAAGTCAATTTCCGAAGAATAAAGTTTTGGACTAGTCTGACTCCCTAAATGAACTGATTCAGTCAGGAGGGTGTTATGGTCAGACTCAAAATGAGCACCCTCTACAGAATTATGCCATTATTGTACACTTGGGATTCTAGTTTACAGGAGTGTTTCATGTTGGGAAGAAGTTAGATCTTTCCAACCCTGTGCTTCCCTCAATGAGCTACTAGAGTCCAGATTCTGTAGCTTTAAAGGAAGAGGGTTAGTAGAACTAGAACAATTGACATCAAACTGGGAGTTAGACTTCACCTTCTCTCACATTTTACTTGATTCTACAGCATCCATACCAATTTCATTGGAAGGACGTTCTACATCCCCATTAACATTGACGCTGCCCATTCGCTCAAGTTCTTTCTTACTGAGTTCATATACCAATCCAGCTCCAATACTGTCTCCAAGGACATTAATCATAGTACGGAAGCGATCCCTGAAATCGAAAGTAAATTCAAATATATCAGTACAGTATTTGAATCATTACTTTTTATgtttcatacaaaatttatgtGGAAACTTTGAAAAACAGAAAGGTCACTTAGTTTTCAAACAATATGTTTGCACAAAACTGTTCAAACTAAATTTACAGATACCAaaccatatttttaaaacatggTCACAGTAATCTAGTACTTACAGTAGCCAGTCTACAGCTATGATGAGGGTCATGTCTTCTGGAGGAAGTCCAACAACATCAAGTACCATCACCATGGTCACCAAACCAGCTTGAGGTATACCAGCTGCTCCAATAGCTGCTGCTGTTGCAGTAATactataaaacaaagcaaaaaaaaaaaaaaaattaaaataaaataaagaaaacactacTATGGGTGTgggtaaaattgttttttatatgcAGAATTTTATTTGTACCGTAATGGCCAAGAACTCATGGCATCTTGTTTTTTAGACTGTCACCACATTATTTAGAACAGCTTGGCCCTACAAATACAAATACCTTCACTTGCTGTTTATATATGTCACCACAAACCAATTCTTATTACTACTACAGCCACTGTCTTTAGTAATGGTTAGCAGTGTTTGTTCCCCTGTATCACAAATTCAGTTGAAAGATTCTTCAGTAGATAGGTACATTTTCTTGTGATTTGAGAGCTCTTGTCACTTCTAAACTTATCATTACATACCAACTGTTACTGACAAAATTACTTGCAATGCACCATTACTTTTATATGTCAAGAACCAAACACTGGAGAACCAAACACTTGGAGTTAACTATCTCCTTGTGATATAAACTGGAtgtgcattttgatttttttttttttttttttactgtaataccatttTGGACTGGCCCTTACTTGCATAAAGTGTGCAAAGTCTAACATGAAATACAAGACCTGCAACACAGTAATCTAACTTTGCTAAATAATCCTTTTGTGAATTTAAGGACTGACCATGGCAAAAATGGCTGTCAAAAAAGTAGTAAGTATAAGAGATCTGaatgtgatatataaaaaaattcttgcaaCTGTGGATAAAGAAACCTGTCTTTTGGCCCTTCAATTAGAACAATTTTTGTCTTATAAGTTGGTTGCATTTTCCAATTGTGTATTGCATATATGGAGACTTAACACACTGATGTGGCCTAACTTACTTTTGGATTTTCCAATTGAAGATATTACAAAAGCAGGTACATTTTGTAAACAGGTGTTTTTGTTAATAACCCAAAATAGTAGCTGCTTTCACATTCCAGTGTCAGTTAGTGTGGTTGAGCAGTGTCATGTAGAGTGCAATTGTGTAGGAATAAAGTGGCACATCAACTTAACAGACCTCATCTTGttggattttgttacttattgGATGAATCTgagtccagcaaaaaaaaaaaaaaaaaaggaactattgtactttatacagtaaaaaaatgttGCACATATACTTATTCATGTGTACATAAAGTACATCTTTTCTCACTGCTTGACCACAGGCTGTGTAGATATGATTAGGTGCAGGGTGCTTGTTCTCAAGCTTGCCATCCATCAACGTCCACAGAAGAGGTTGCGATTAAACTTATAAGCATCTTTTACCCCTTCCTTGGTCACCTTTACAGGTAGACAGTACCAAGATTTTCTCCAGGAGATCCATGTAATATCCACTTAGGAATGGGTCTTAGGCACTTTTAGTTTCTCTGTTGACAAATTACCAAGCTGCTGGAGTTGGTCAACAAAGCCAGGATGATGGTGCTGTAACTTGGCCAGGCTTAGGTTTTGCAGGCTCATGTGGTGGTCTACCTCCTGGCCAAGTTCATcatccctgtagggggttagtgacaGAAGTGCActtcacgcagtgcactgtaggcattacttgaggttctttgcagcatcccttcagcccctagctgcaacccctttcactgtacctccgttcatattcccttctatcttactttccatcctctcctaacaattgtttcatagtgtaactgtgaggttttcctcctgttatacctttaaaacctcctttactctcagtttcccttccagcaccaaatgacctcataggtcccagcactgggcttttggcctaaattttatattccaattccaaggtCACCATGCAGAAGCAGGATGCAGCCACTAACAATCTCCGAGATATTCTCAGATATCAGAGACCTGAAGGTCTTGGATATTCTTGACTCTTGTCACCTAAAGAGGAATAAGCATCTTCAGAGGTGACAACTCCATGCATTTTCTATATACCAGTTGGCAGCTGAGACAGGTAATCCTACATGCTTCCAGAAACATGTCAGATGAGGAGTCAGGGCAGGTGAAACTGAGAGTTCATGAAATCAAAGCCTCCTCTGTTTCCTAGGCTTTTAAATGTAGAGAGATTCCTTCAATTTTAAGTGCTGGCACCACCTCGGCAGTACCAGTTTACATTTTAAACTTTGAGGGATGTTGTGTACAAATGTTTGGGACTTTACTTGTTAAGTTTTCTACTACTTTTGACATGACCCACAGAATTATCTACACCTTAATCTGACTTGCATAGTACCTTAGGGCTCAACTAGATCTATTGGACAACTGCACACAACCTGGACCTCCCACTTATATTGTAAATATGGGCATGATGCGACTGATGGAGTTGTGAAAACATAAAACTAGTTGAAAACATGAAACTAGTTTTCCAGACAAACCTCAACAATCATTACTAACAGACCTCCATTCCTGGTACAACAGTAGGCAGTAGCATGAGAAACTCAGGAAGTCGGCTGATGCCAAACAAcacaggaagaaaagaaaataatcagccGGCGTgaaatgccgagagagagagagagagagagagagagaccccccaCTGGAGTGAACCATTACATCAGTAATATCAGTGGGGGGACACCAgcagaacccccccccccccccaagggcCAACCTTCATGATTAATACAGCCAAGATGATCTGAACACCTGCGGGCTCTACAATGTAGTTCCCCAAGGTAGAAACTGACCAATGAAAATTTGACCCACCAAAACATCAATCCTTCCCTCTATAAATAACTTGTCCACCTTTAATTTCATACATTCTCTCAATAGATGACCAAGTGCGTGTGCattgaaacataataataataataataataataataataataataataataataataataataataataataatactgtaaaaagAAGAATCTGAACCAATGAAAAAGACCATGTCAAAGTACTGAATTTACATACAATGTGTTGTAAATAGATACTGTATAAGCACCCACCAGATGGTTAATACATTCTTACCTGATAGCAACAATTTGTCCAATAGTAAGAGCCATTCCTCTGACTTGCGCAATAAATATAGCAGCAACAGCTTCATAGAGAGCTGTTCCATCcatgttaatggtagctccaatTGGAATTACAAAACGAGTAACGCGGGTATCAATGTGGTTCTTTTCTTCAAGACATTGGAATGTCACTGGCAGTGTTccggaactgaaaaaaaattgaatattttatatttcactcagTCACCTTAAGGGTtccatatgtatacattacacctgatgtgcaattttttttttataaaggttatatcctaaaatttattttctctatacAGTATTTGATCACATAGGTAtgagcatttaaaaatgtaactgAATCTTTGCAGATGCACGGTACATTTCAAGAATACTTGTGCTGTGTATTAAATAATGAAACTTGACAGTCATTAGTATATACATAGTATAGTACTTTTGATCAAAAACAAAGgatagaggtaaaaaaaaaaaaataaatttgggtATTCCAGTTTAGGAGACTTTTTCATTAACTAAACCTTGTTGCAGTGCACAATTACTAGCTGCGCATGAGCAAAATAGTCAGAGTATAATATACTCTTTCTACAGTGGTTTAGTGAACTTTTTAACTGCccacaacaaataaatattaatttctaatttttattaatcattagAATCATACAAAGTAACTTTTCTACTGAAGCctaatcttccattttttttatttttcaggtgatCACCACAGCACACaaatttcctttgcttcattCATTCCACATTTCCCTTTCTGATATTCTAACATTTCAAAAATTCCAAATACAACTTTCTCAAGAGGCATTAAAAGCTAGTTTTTTTCACAGCTACTGTATTACCTTTTCTGATCTCAAAACCTTGAAAGTACATGTACTAACGTATACTAATCCAATACTGTACAACAAACAATTTTCTCCCTTTATTTATAAAACTGGAGTTATGAATACAGTAATAAACTACTAAATTTACCTTGAGGCTGTAGCAAAGGCTGTGATGTATGCCTGCGTCATATTGGCTAAGAATCTGAATGGTAACTTCCGAGTCAACAACGTATAAAGAAGAGGTAATACAACAAAACCATGGATGAAAATACCAAGAACCACTGTGCCAAAATACATTCCCAGTTGACCAAGCATAACGCTGAAATCCTCCATCTCAATCATCATGGAGGCTACCAAGAAGAGAATACCAACGGGAGAGATCCTGAAAAGATGATTAAGCATGAACAGTTGTGTATAAAATACGTGATCATTAACATTTCTTACTAAGTTTTTCAGTCCTATGATAACTCCATTTTAATACAACCTTTATCAAGGTCAGATTTTCATACAATTTAACATCATATTCTCAAATTCATAAGAGCATGAAATAATACAGATTCATTCATGCCAGTACCATTTttgcttaattaaaaaaattgtaattttaattttaaggttaCAAAAAAGCCACTTcttatacatttaattaaaaaaaatgtttactagctcaaatcttcattaacattttctcttttgtctCCTCCATCATCACCCTGACTTACAGTGCCTGtaaaaaatatgatacaaaagtGCTTGGAAGAACATGCACCCTATAGCTAATAAGCATTTCCACAACTTGGGTATAATGATTAGTTTTAAATTTATAGTGAAAAAAgtctaataattaatttttaatcctatttattaaaaaattttcagtcagACTTTTGTCTATACACATTTTAAAACTGGTCTCTGCACACAAAATGTGTCAACATTTAGTAATTAAGATAAACATAGTATCTCCCAAGCATTTTACTAGCACATACATTTTTCTAAAGAGTAAGTCCAGGTGACCAGgagaagacaaaggaaaatatttattgttacaaCAAATAACACTAGTTTTTTAAAATATGGCATCCCCGAATTGTATAAGCTGGTATGCAAGGTTACAGAATCAACCATGGAGTAACAAGATGTAGGTATGATATCTCGGCCGGCTGAATATTTATTGCCAGAGACCCATATGAAAGAGAAGGActgaaagaatttttgtaaatacaacaaaactgTCAGAAATGCTTCCAAACTAGTTATTAATTGTATGACTTCTACTTATGAAACTGATATTACATGTACAGCAATTCACTTCCTAATAATATGCTGTTTATTGTACCTGTCCATATTTTAGAAAAGTGGCAGCATACTGTGCAATAATaaacgttaaaataaaatatttgctcTAAATTACAGCGAGCTTGTTAGTATTCATAACTATCATTTTGCTTTCTGGTCGGGTTTGCCCTTTAAGGAATTAGACATGTAACAAATTCTCATAGCACTCTTCCTCTACTTGAGTATTCATTTTACATGTCCTCCCTGCTTCCTCCATATCTGTTTGCTCTGTTTATCAATGAGATATTCTCACTTTTAGTCCAGGAATCTCCTTCCACTTCATCCAGGctgttgctactttttttttctccactgcCCTCTCAACACTAGTTTAACAATCCTGTATGTTTCCTTAGGCGTGTCCCTCAACTATGATAGGATCATGTgtgtctatatactgtacatatattttatcattatatctcTGACACTGAAAACAATTTGATCCATTAAAGTTTGGTAATCTTTAGTATCTTCTGTGACACTATCAGTTGCACTGTAAACAAACTATTGCATTTACCCTTACACCTCTCACATAGTATCAATATGGCAAATTTCAAGAAAGGACTTCCTTTTCTGCTTCCTTTTCAGTCaccatgtttatttttgtttatgttgacTGTCAGGCACTTATTCCACCCAAGATCTGTATACACATGCTTCCCTTCTTGTACTCTTGTTTATTTCACACCAttacataataaatattaaaggaaTTTGTTAGTCTTTCAGGGACACTGACATTTACCTCAAATTATTCTCAAACAACCACCCAAGTCTTCATTCTGCATCATGTTACTCTGTAATATTATTACTAACTCAACAACTTCCCTGTACCCTACACCTTTGTAATGCCCATCTAAATGCTTACTTTCAATCTGTGCAAAGTTCCTATTCAAGACCCACACACAAATTTTATGcaatctcttctttttgcatGTACTTCTCCTGTAGTAACTTTACTTCGGAAAGTTGAATTTGTAGTCAATTTCTGTGTGGAAAAGCCAGAATGACaattatttactgtaaaatttttcTCACTAGTTACTCCTATTTTCCCCATTGTACTACCCTGTACATTGCACATTACAGGCATCCTCTTTTTGTAGCGTATTGCATAATTGTAATACATTCCTAACTCTTCTGATCTTATCTATTCTTATGTTGCTATATGCTGTGGTTACCTTTTCCAAGACTGGTTCTCCAGTTGCTTGTTATTCGTAATGGTACAGGCATCTCTTAACCCCAGCCTCTAAAATGTCACATTCTTTATTTGAGCTTTTTATGTCAacatctaattattttttttcatagattaggtcttctctctatttttttcaaTTGTTCAATTCCTCATCCACTTTTCTGTCCTCCacattttctctccttcctctgctGTGTTAAGGTCCTCACTCTATCCTTTTCAAGTCTTCTTTTGCCCTTGCTGCATGTCTCCTGGCCTCCCTCTTCTCCCTCTATAGACCTTTCTTTTCAATTCCGATATGTCCTTAGTCAGAGCTTTAAGGCCCTTCTTTTCTGTCCCCTGTATGTAGTGATTCCACCAccatattcttttataaaaatttaattcccTTACATCTAGTAATGTTCATGTACACTATGTTCTGAAACAACAACATTATCTCATGTATAAGGATGACTgtattcctgtaaaaaaaatattgtatatgaaatattattaaccttacagaaaatattgaatatgGAGTAACATCATTaacctgtttttaattttttaattatagttACTGAATAAGCTACAGCTGCACACACCCTTGCACTTGATTAAATGCTCTTGGGTCAAGGTGAAAATGACTGTGCTGAAAGATATTTGCATCAGATCTGAACACAACATGAGTGCAAGAaaagttataatgaaaaatacaaagtttaTTGACAAATTATGATTACCAAAGAGCATTTGCATTTATGGGTTAAGATGGCAAACTACAAAAActaaagaattttcttgaaaggaCTTTTTGtattagtcattattattttaaagaccAAGAATACTGTTTTTAACAACTACACTTGTACCACATTAACAACTGGAAATAACTAGTaagtaaagtactgtaaaaagTATTAGACTGCAATTTCTACTTAAAAACATGTATTTGTTCATGTGAAAACCATGTTACACCCCGGGAAGCATCACAGCCACTTGTGGTGAAGTAGCATTTCAACAAATTAAACACAAGAATATACCATACTCAGTGTGGCAAATGACAATGTTTGAAACATCTCCTCAATGAGGAAAATGCTAATCTTAAATCTCATTCTTATAACAGATATACAAATTTGTTACATATTTGATGTTATATGTACAGCTTAAAagctataaattttatttttaaagatctgCATCTGTAGTTTCCAGAATTTATGACACTACTTGTAATCATCAACCAAAAATGCTTACCAAATTAACCATGAGGTAATAACCATGGAGGCATCTGAGAGAGACTGGAAGAAATCAAGAAGAGGCTTGCCCTTAGGCCCTAGTTTGGAGAGGGCTAAGCCCAGAAAGGTAGCAAAGCTCACCAATCCCATGATGTTTAATGCTCGGGTGTGTTCCATAACAATATCCCATTCTGATTTAGGCAACtctggaaaatgaaaacacaagatTATACATCAGGAACTGGGTGATTCAAGTACAATTTCAAGAATACCTTTCTAGTAAAAAATATACTCTAAATTATACTATAATGATATCTAGATGCCTTCAAAAAACTAAATACCCATTTAAATGTCTTTTGAAGCTATGTTACTTGGAAACTAACCCCTCCACATATTAAAGCTAATAGAGTGACAGCTATACTGAGACAAACTACCCCATAATCAATGTAGAATTAAATTACGAACTgataaattttacagaaatgtgGAGGGCAAACTTGACCTTTGATGAACATACTGTAATTTAGTACAATAAGTCAATGTACAGTATTAAAGGGCCCtctgaaaagaaggaaattaagaaagaaagaattccaaTCTGCAGGTTGGTTACAAAGCTACTGTACAAGACTGAGTAGTACTGTACAGCAATTTTGCAAGTGAAACATATCCTAACACTGACATGATGTCCTAATGAAAATTAGGTTGGATATTTTTATTCACCTATTCTTGCATTAAGGGTGTTTTAAATTATAACCAAACAAATGGACACACTGAATGTAAGGTGACCcgttaatgtaaaattttattacattaacaactggaaataatttggaaaataaagcATTCTATTCCTTTTCTACTTTCAAGGAGAATATTTTGTGAGGCATGTCATGCTGCACTaaactaaatactgtatacatataagaCTAGCttgcaaaaatatcaaaaatttctGCAATCTATACAAACACATAGGGACTAACAAGGGGATATGATCAAATTACCTGAATGATTTGACCATAAGAACATGGTCATGCAACAGTCCTGTGCTACTTAAGGTGGTTTTAActtccaaataaaaaatgagtttgTGTCTTTCATGTTCAACTATCAAAGCAAGTACACCTTCATGTACAGCAATAACATAAATGCTTATGTACTGAATTGTAAAGTGTGGTATCATCTGAAAGTACAATGAAGAGCTGATCAAGCCAAGACCTCTGGCAACAGGCCATAAAGAAAGGGCTGAAGTGGGTTTTTGCTGATGTCTAGTCCTACTTCAGCAAAGTAAATTTCTGAAAGGATTCCAGGAAAGGGAGGTAGCAACTCATCTAAGGCTATTTATATGCTCTGGTCAAATAATCTTTGGCATACACTGGAATGCAAAGTATAGAGGCTGTCATCTTTTGAGCTCTATAAAAAGCATTTAGTACATCAATATTCTTTAATCACAACATGATTAAAGTCAACAATGAGAcggtaaatttttatcattatgtgcAAATGGtgcccaaaataaaaataaaaaacaaaatgaaaaactgtgcagtgcaaatggaaaagaaaagatgtGCCAATCAGTCCTTCGCTTTGAAATGGCAGCTTACGTGGCGAGATGAGACAAGCTCATCTCCTGATGTAGGGAGATGTGGGGAGATGTGAAACCACTGCAGTAATGTGATGGAAGGGGGGGTAGTAACGCTGCATTCCGTGAAGTGCatcatcataaaagaaaagagaagagagagcacCCAAAGTATGGTTGTGGAGAGCAAGAAAccaaaaaaagaagtgaaagacaTTTTCTTGACATAAGGACGATCCTACGGAATTAAAAA
This region of Macrobrachium rosenbergii isolate ZJJX-2024 chromosome 39, ASM4041242v1, whole genome shotgun sequence genomic DNA includes:
- the LOC136825784 gene encoding excitatory amino acid transporter 3-like isoform X7, whose translation is MEILLITDSERGRRRQLIILLAEELCYIQFISNSQQQQQTVVWSSDGRTTTTTPAAAMSRPRFSCKPQDIKNAIRKNLLPILTISGVSGGIILGIILRYSRSTQWTKREIMYVGYIGELFLRALKALIIPLIVSSLVSAIGSLDLSLSKKIGLRAVGYYMTTTVLAVILGIILVVTIHPGKGTDEDITKAGEGRTVYTPDLLMDLPRNLFPPNLIQACFETHKTAIVEPKIGENDTQLPKSEWDIVMEHTRALNIMGLVSFATFLGLALSKLGPKGKPLLDFFQSLSDASMVITSWLIWISPVGILFLVASMMIEMEDFSVMLGQLGMYFGTVVLGIFIHGFVVLPLLYTLLTRKLPFRFLANMTQAYITAFATASSSGTLPVTFQCLEEKNHIDTRVTRFVIPIGATINMDGTALYEAVAAIFIAQVRGMALTIGQIVAISITATAAAIGAAGIPQAGLVTMVMVLDVVGLPPEDMTLIIAVDWLLDRFRTMINVLGDSIGAGLVYELSKKELERMGSVNVNGDVERPSNEIGMDAVESSKM
- the LOC136825784 gene encoding excitatory amino acid transporter 3-like isoform X11, with protein sequence MKDKYNCSQQQQQTVVWSSDGRTTTTTPAAAMSRPRFSCKPQDIKNAIRKNLLPILTISGVSGGIILGIILRYSRSTQWTKREIMYVGYIGELFLRALKALIIPLIVSSLVSAIGSLDLSLSKKIGLRAVGYYMTTTVLAVILGIILVVTIHPGKGTDEDITKAGEGRTVYTPDLLMDLPRNLFPPNLIQACFETHKTAIVEPKIGENDTQLPKSEWDIVMEHTRALNIMGLVSFATFLGLALSKLGPKGKPLLDFFQSLSDASMVITSWLIWISPVGILFLVASMMIEMEDFSVMLGQLGMYFGTVVLGIFIHGFVVLPLLYTLLTRKLPFRFLANMTQAYITAFATASSSGTLPVTFQCLEEKNHIDTRVTRFVIPIGATINMDGTALYEAVAAIFIAQVRGMALTIGQIVAISITATAAAIGAAGIPQAGLVTMVMVLDVVGLPPEDMTLIIAVDWLLDRFRTMINVLGDSIGAGLVYELSKKELERMGSVNVNGDVERPSNEIGMDAVESSKM
- the LOC136825784 gene encoding excitatory amino acid transporter 3-like isoform X4, with product MLFLFLFLLCSGASIRYFLLRKVNGSCSDCGRSSRSSSQQQQQTVVWSSDGRTTTTTPAAAMSRPRFSCKPQDIKNAIRKNLLPILTISGVSGGIILGIILRYSRSTQWTKREIMYVGYIGELFLRALKALIIPLIVSSLVSAIGSLDLSLSKKIGLRAVGYYMTTTVLAVILGIILVVTIHPGKGTDEDITKAGEGRTVYTPDLLMDLPRNLFPPNLIQACFETHKTAIVEPKIGENDTRIPEWIRKYNWTEGAELPKSEWDIVMEHTRALNIMGLVSFATFLGLALSKLGPKGKPLLDFFQSLSDASMVITSWLIWISPVGILFLVASMMIEMEDFSVMLGQLGMYFGTVVLGIFIHGFVVLPLLYTLLTRKLPFRFLANMTQAYITAFATASSSGTLPVTFQCLEEKNHIDTRVTRFVIPIGATINMDGTALYEAVAAIFIAQVRGMALTIGQIVAISITATAAAIGAAGIPQAGLVTMVMVLDVVGLPPEDMTLIIAVDWLLDRFRTMINVLGDSIGAGLVYELSKKELERMGSVNVNGDVERPSNEIGMDAVESSKM
- the LOC136825784 gene encoding excitatory amino acid transporter 3-like isoform X6, producing the protein MLFLFLFLLCSGASIRYFLLRKVNGSCSDCGRSSRSSSQQQQQTVVWSSDGRTTTTTPAAAMSRPRFSCKPQDIKNAIRKNLLPILTISGVSGGIILGIILRYSRSTQWTKREIMYVGYIGELFLRALKALIIPLIVSSLVSAIGSLDLSLSKKIGLRAVGYYMTTTVLAVILGIILVVTIHPGKGTDEDITKAGEGRTVYTPDLLMDLPRNLFPPNLIQACFETHKTAIVEPKIGENDTQLPKSEWDIVMEHTRALNIMGLVSFATFLGLALSKLGPKGKPLLDFFQSLSDASMVITSWLIWISPVGILFLVASMMIEMEDFSVMLGQLGMYFGTVVLGIFIHGFVVLPLLYTLLTRKLPFRFLANMTQAYITAFATASSSGTLPVTFQCLEEKNHIDTRVTRFVIPIGATINMDGTALYEAVAAIFIAQVRGMALTIGQIVAISITATAAAIGAAGIPQAGLVTMVMVLDVVGLPPEDMTLIIAVDWLLDRFRTMINVLGDSIGAGLVYELSKKELERMGSVNVNGDVERPSNEIGMDAVESSKM
- the LOC136825784 gene encoding excitatory amino acid transporter 3-like isoform X13, coding for MSRPRFSCKPQDIKNAIRKNLLPILTISGVSGGIILGIILRYSRSTQWTKREIMYVGYIGELFLRALKALIIPLIVSSLVSAIGSLDLSLSKKIGLRAVGYYMTTTVLAVILGIILVVTIHPGKGTDEDITKAGEGRTVYTPDLLMDLPRNLFPPNLIQACFETHKTAIVEPKIGENDTRIPEWIRKYNWTEGAELPKSEWDIVMEHTRALNIMGLVSFATFLGLALSKLGPKGKPLLDFFQSLSDASMVITSWLIWISPVGILFLVASMMIEMEDFSVMLGQLGMYFGTVVLGIFIHGFVVLPLLYTLLTRKLPFRFLANMTQAYITAFATASSSGTLPVTFQCLEEKNHIDTRVTRFVIPIGATINMDGTALYEAVAAIFIAQVRGMALTIGQIVAISITATAAAIGAAGIPQAGLVTMVMVLDVVGLPPEDMTLIIAVDWLLDRFRTMINVLGDSIGAGLVYELSKKELERMGSVNVNGDVERPSNEIGMDAVESSKM
- the LOC136825784 gene encoding excitatory amino acid transporter 3-like isoform X14 translates to MSRPRFSCKPQDIKNAIRKNLLPILTISGVSGGIILGIILRYSRSTQWTKREIMYVGYIGELFLRALKALIIPLIVSSLVSAIGSLDLSLSKKIGLRAVGYYMTTTVLAVILGIILVVTIHPGKGTDEDITKAGEGRTVYTPDLLMDLPRNLFPPNLIQACFETHKTAIVEPKIGENDTQLPKSEWDIVMEHTRALNIMGLVSFATFLGLALSKLGPKGKPLLDFFQSLSDASMVITSWLIWISPVGILFLVASMMIEMEDFSVMLGQLGMYFGTVVLGIFIHGFVVLPLLYTLLTRKLPFRFLANMTQAYITAFATASSSGTLPVTFQCLEEKNHIDTRVTRFVIPIGATINMDGTALYEAVAAIFIAQVRGMALTIGQIVAISITATAAAIGAAGIPQAGLVTMVMVLDVVGLPPEDMTLIIAVDWLLDRFRTMINVLGDSIGAGLVYELSKKELERMGSVNVNGDVERPSNEIGMDAVESSKM
- the LOC136825784 gene encoding excitatory amino acid transporter 3-like isoform X8, which translates into the protein MKDKYNCSQQQQQTVVWSSDGRTTTTTPAAAMSRPRFSCKPQDIKNAIRKNLLPILTISGVSGGIILGIILRYSRSTQWTKREIMYVGYIGELFLRALKALIIPLIVSSLVSAIGSLDLSLSKKIGLRAVGYYMTTTVLAVILGIILVVTIHPGKGTDEDITKAGEGRTVYTPDLLMDLPRNLFPPNLIQACFETHKTAIVEPKIGENDTRIPEWIRKYNWTEGAELPKSEWDIVMEHTRALNIMGLVSFATFLGLALSKLGPKGKPLLDFFQSLSDASMVITSWLIWISPVGILFLVASMMIEMEDFSVMLGQLGMYFGTVVLGIFIHGFVVLPLLYTLLTRKLPFRFLANMTQAYITAFATASSSGTLPVTFQCLEEKNHIDTRVTRFVIPIGATINMDGTALYEAVAAIFIAQVRGMALTIGQIVAISITATAAAIGAAGIPQAGLVTMVMVLDVVGLPPEDMTLIIAVDWLLDRFRTMINVLGDSIGAGLVYELSKKELERMGSVNVNGDVERPSNEIGMDAVESSKM
- the LOC136825784 gene encoding excitatory amino acid transporter 3-like isoform X3 produces the protein MTPTDQVPQQEVPLLAEGEEDARAGGLAGAPGVAGDQPSVLTRGGESRVDSEQTVARGFRERAVRRVRQIFSSQQQQQTVVWSSDGRTTTTTPAAAMSRPRFSCKPQDIKNAIRKNLLPILTISGVSGGIILGIILRYSRSTQWTKREIMYVGYIGELFLRALKALIIPLIVSSLVSAIGSLDLSLSKKIGLRAVGYYMTTTVLAVILGIILVVTIHPGKGTDEDITKAGEGRTVYTPDLLMDLPRNLFPPNLIQACFETHKTAIVEPKIGENDTQLPKSEWDIVMEHTRALNIMGLVSFATFLGLALSKLGPKGKPLLDFFQSLSDASMVITSWLIWISPVGILFLVASMMIEMEDFSVMLGQLGMYFGTVVLGIFIHGFVVLPLLYTLLTRKLPFRFLANMTQAYITAFATASSSGTLPVTFQCLEEKNHIDTRVTRFVIPIGATINMDGTALYEAVAAIFIAQVRGMALTIGQIVAISITATAAAIGAAGIPQAGLVTMVMVLDVVGLPPEDMTLIIAVDWLLDRFRTMINVLGDSIGAGLVYELSKKELERMGSVNVNGDVERPSNEIGMDAVESSKM